The following proteins are co-located in the Branchiostoma lanceolatum isolate klBraLanc5 chromosome 16, klBraLanc5.hap2, whole genome shotgun sequence genome:
- the LOC136421437 gene encoding small nuclear ribonucleoprotein E, producing the protein MAYKGQKVQKVMVQPINLIFRYLQNRSRIQIWLYEQTNMRIEGHIIGFDEYMNLVLDDAEEIHLKTKNRKPLGRILLKGDNITLIQSVNTP; encoded by the exons ATGGCGTACAAGGGACAGAAGGTGCAGAAGGTTATGGTGCAGCCAATC AACTTGATCTTCAGATACCTGCAAAAC CGCTCACGTATCCAGATCTGGCTGTACGAACAGACCAACATGAGAATCGAGGGACACATCATC GGTTTTGATGAGTACATGAACCTGGTTCTGGACGATGCGGAGGAGATTCACCTCAAGACAAAGAACAGGAAGCCGCTGG GTCGGATCCTTCTGAAAGGAGACAACATCACCTTGATACAGAGTGTAAACACACCTTGA
- the LOC136421513 gene encoding uncharacterized protein encodes MQNHKNCCNNSGKEQGKMDTEFDEDDTKENDAIIAAENCNRHRTNKEETNPEEGLPNENGKNAETRTTLQAMSSTASTTETSVRGPLDNSETKSTKNPEVAMLGEQTNAASVIHEDIKVKNAFAVQVGNNNVVRSGPSHEREDPAMVGATVSLPHVQSVNFSPGQVLVYRNVQIENCKYVQVGDNNSVVIEKVTPQEDAFVKACCELDINPKTADDIREKLSNRDVLEQFAKKMETYQVTCKIRAATRGCILLELEVPTEEDRLQLLCMARDGTFQQVLLETFLPEFAAEGRAVSMNLAIGVRNPSQDMVEELQGATASSGGWRSLTNNAPRSMK; translated from the exons ATGCAAAACCACAAAAACTGTTGTAACAACAGCGGCAAAGAGCAAGGAAAGATGGATACTGAATTCGACGAAGATGACACCAAAGAAAATGATGCAATTATTGCAGCAGAGAACTGCAACAGACACCGTACCAACAAAGAGGAAACAAATCCAGAAGAGGGCCTTCCTAATGAAAACGGGAAGAATGCTGAAACAAGGACAACACTTCAAGCAATGTCATCCACTGCAAGCACCACAGAGACATCTGTAAGAGGGCCATTGGACAACTCAGAgacaaaaagcacaaaaaacCCAGAGGTCGCCATGTTGGGAGAGCAGACAAATGCAGCGAGTGTCATACATGAGGACATTAAGGTGAAGAATGCATTTGCTGTACAAGTGGGTAACAACAATGTCGTAAGATCTGGCCCAAGCCATGAGAGGGAAGATCCAGCCATGGTTGGTGCCACGGTAAGCCTGCCACATGTACAGTCGGTGAACTTTAGTCCTGGCCAAGTTCTTGTGTACCGAAACGTACAGATAGAGAACTGCAAGTATGTGCAAGTTGGGGACAACAACAGCGTGGTGATAGAGAAAGTGACACCACAGGAAGATG CATTTGTGAAAGCCTGCTGCGAACTTGACATCAATCCCAAGACAGCAGATGACATCAGAGAGAAACTAAGTAACAGGGACGTTCTGGAGCAGTTTGCTAAGAAAATGGAAACATATCAAGTGACATGCAAGATAAGAGCTGCTACAAGAGGGTGCATCTTGTTGGAGTTGGAGGTTCCTACAGAAGAGGACCGGCTGCAGCTCCTCTGCATGGCCAGAGACGGGACGTTCCAGCAGGTTCTCCTGGAGACGTTCCTGCCGGAGTTTGCGGCCGAGGGGAGGGCGGTGAGCATGAACCTGGCCATCGGCGTGAGGAACCCGTCACAGGACATGGTGGAGGAACTACAGGGGGCCACGGCGTCAAGTGGTGGGTGGAGATCTCTTACAAACAATGCTCCCAGGTCTATGAAATAA
- the LOC136422263 gene encoding galactosylceramide sulfotransferase-like produces the protein MFKPVNYIPIVYRSVPHEERFDKASSSLQPVNPDLHRTRRASRKCRRRKHVVLAKTHKTGSSSIQNILFRYGDSYNLTFVLPKSGHYLSYPSPFNRKSVLQEQSAAAKSMEYDILCHHTRFDYTNIRELMPNDTIYVTVLRDPVTMYESTFTYFRLDRTYNITGPNPFKTFLDSPEKFTSKKIKKRGVNHHVRNPMFFDLGWNSDDLQTDDDVWRAIRHLDKIFHFVVIAEYFHESMVLLRDLLCWDTDDVTAFKVNARSEWSVNDVTSDMVPKVLAWNRADAMLYDHFNKTLWKKIHDFRGNIKEEAAFLRLRNKELEDTCLEEDTKDGKKKDYKVWKPPGVDIKGFVLKKEATNDRMCQGMIRPEIRYTYYLRKKEIKKP, from the coding sequence ATGTTTAAACCTGTGAATTATATTCCTATTGTCTACAGGTCAGTCCCACACGAGGAGAGGTTCGACAAAGCGTCCAGCTCCCTACAACCGGTGAACCCTGACCTGCACAGGACCCGGCGAGCCAGCCGGAAGTGTCGTCGCCGGAAACACGTCGTCCTGGCAAAGACTCACAAGACCGGAAGTTCTTCCATTCAGAACATCCTCTTCCGGTATGGAGACAGCTATAATCTGACGTTCGTTTTACCGAAATCGGGTCACTATTTATCGTACCCCTCACCGTTTAACCGAAAATCTGTCTTACAAGAACAAAGTGCTGCCGCAAAGTCCATGGAGTATGACATTCTATGTCATCACACGAGATTTGACTACACCAACATCCGGGAACTCATGCCAAACGACACCATCTACGTCACAGTCCTTCGAGACCCCGTGACCATGTACGAGTCCACATTTACATATTTCCGCTTGGACAGAACTTACAACATCACGGGGCCCAACCCATTCAAAACCTTCCTAGATTCCCCTGAAAAATTCACcagcaaaaaaatcaagaagagGGGCGTGAACCACCACGTGAGGAACCCCATGTTCTTTGACCTTGGCTGGAACTCGGATGACCTTCAAACAGACGATGACGTATGGCGAGCGATACGTCACCTAGACAAGATATTCCACTTCGTGGTGATCGCCGAGTATTTCCACGAATCGATGGTTCTATTAAGAGATCTTCTCTGTTGGGACACCGATGACGTCACAGCGTTCAAGGTCAACGCCCGCAGCGAGTGGTCCGTGAATGACGTGACCAGTGACATGGTCCCGAAGGTTCTCGCGTGGAACCGCGCGGACGCCATGTTGTACGACCACTTCAACAAGACACTGTGGAAGAAAATCCACGACTTCAGAGGAAACATCAAAGAAGAAGCCGCTTTCTTGAGACTTAGAAATAAGGAACTGGAAGATACGTGTCTTGAGGAAGACACTAAGGATGGAAAGAAGAAGGACTATAAGGTGTGGAAGCCGCCAGGAGTAGACATTAAGGGTTTTGTGCTCAAGAAAGAGGCGACCAACGACCGTATGTGCCAGGGAATGATCCGACCGGAAATCAGATACACGTACTATCTTCGTAAGAAGGAAATTAAGAAACCGTAA
- the LOC136421512 gene encoding tripartite motif-containing protein 2-like, giving the protein MAEGHKNFSGEELPDVAPTKAAFDTDVTQKLPSEDDDREGEITVSVEGYAEAVPLGTGAAAAANFPQGEFDDKFLTCDICQNIFDDPRILPCHHTFCARCLGKWCKGKSEFTCPTCRQEVTLKEAGISSLPSNFHINKLIDFRTQQSREEVYPQCQMCESGAKVAGSCRNCHFFLCKNCITAHGKTPALKDHNITQIDIPTENCPQHTDQPLTFYCLPCTKLVCQECTTTEHPKGPNHDPQEVSKVTEVFKEELQTLVGETQNKLKETDYILRKELISIRTNCELEKQKIQEHFAQLRANLDQEEQQMTSRLREMEGEQQKSLLEKRKDFEETLSPNEERLQFCKDILTRGSDVEILTLKEQLKYNLNHLKTQKISYGGLSQEITFADNRDIKAFRCSPGFLKHSNTNIKVTELPVESLPTTIIFDTSSLPSQGGKPPRYRSREATPQVTVFPESLYKYCQQKMRLPIDVSKERCAILDTTKISEELFEAVWRPQTSGKHVVGITTWDERRGIGWESFIRPSPLTQVTVNVGSNNPVLRFGRRGRQQGLFERPRDVAVRGDRLYVADAGNSRVQVFDLSGNFCFSIPTTASLASLAVQTDGTILVNCDEEVIQKFSPSGELMNKFSLAEHCISPYGLAVQRDGRVVVAEPGKHSIFLFEADGTLVKQVGGLGKGDGQLNRPCFVCVDKEDNIIVADTGNSRVQVFDKDLHFQYKFGVKGTQPQDMCYPMGVSVDSRGNIVLVNLGETIDETVQGVNLQVFRPDGTWVSTISSDGDKLKKTHGMAVTEDGHVFVTDIKDHCIRKYRYM; this is encoded by the exons ATGGCAGAAG GCCATAAGAACTTTTCAGGTGAAGAACTTCCAGATGTGGCTCCAACCAAAGCTGCCTTTGACACAGACGTGACCCAAAAACTCCCGTCAGAGGATGATGACAGAGAGGGCGAGATAACTGTCTCTGTTGAAG GCTATGCAGAGGCAGTGCCACTTGGTACAGGGGCGGCTGCTGCAGCAAACTTCCCACAAGGAGAGTTTGACGACAAGTTTCTCACATGTGACATTTGCCAGAACATCTTTGACGACCCCCGAATCCTGCCATGTCACCACACCTTTTGCGCCAGGTGTCTGGGAAAATGGTGCAAAGGAAAGAGTGAGTTTACCTGCCCTACCTGTCGGCAAGAGGTGACACTAAAGGAAGCAGGTATCAGCAGCCTTCCTTCAAACTTCCACATTAACAAACTGATAGATTTCAGGACCCAACAAAGCAGAGAGGAAGTTTACCCCCAGTGTCAGATGTGTGAGTCAGGGGCAAAGGTAGCTGGCTCATGTAGGAACTGTCATTTCTTCCTCTGCAAGAACTGTATAACTGCACACGGTAAAACTCCAGCACTGAAGGATCACAATATCACTCAAATAGATATCCCTACAGAGAACTGTCCTCAGCACACTGACCAGCCCCTGACTTTCTACTGCCTACCCTGCACCAAGCTGGTGTGCCAAGAGTGCACCACTACCGAGCACCCGAAAGGACCAAACCACGACCCACAGGAGGTGAGTAAGGTCACAGAAGTGTTCAAGGAAGAACTGCAGACACTTGTGGGGGAAACACAGAACAAACTAAAGGAAACAGACTACATCCTCAGAAAAGAACTGATCAGCATCAGAACAAACTGTGAACTAGAGAAGCAGAAGATTCAGGAACATTTTGCACAGCTGAGAGCAAACCTGGACCAAGAAGAGCAGCAAATGACTTCCAGACTAAGGGAAATGGAAGGGGAACAACAAAAGTCCCTTctggaaaaaaggaaagattTTGAAGAGACTTTATCACCTAATGAAGAGAGACTTCAGTTCTGTAAAGACATTCTAACTAGAGGTAGTGACGTAGAAATTCTCACACTAAAGGAGCAGCTAAAATACAACCTTAACCACTTAAAAACCCAAAAGATCTCATATGGAGGCTTAAGTCAAGAAATAACATTTGCAGATAACAGAGATATAAAAGCATTCCGGTGTAGTCCAGGGTTTCTTAAACACAGCAATACAAACATAAAAGTCACTGAGCTCCCTGTAGAAAGCCTGCCAACTaccatcatttttgatactagtaGTTTGCCATCCCAAGGAGGAAAACCTCCTCGTTACAGATCCAGAGAGGCAACACCACAAGTCACAGTCTTCCCAGAGAGTCTTTATAAGTATTGTCAACAAAAGATGAGGCTCCCAATTGATGTTTCAAAGGAGCGGTGTGCTATATTAGACACCACCAAAATCAGTGAGGAGCTTTTTGAAGCAGTCTGGAGGCCACAAACATCTGGGAAGCATGTGGTGGGGATAACGACATGGGACGAAAGGCGAGGAATTGGATGGGAGAGTTTTATACGTCCTTCCCCCCTCACACAAGTCACAGTAAATGTGGGCAGTAACAACCCTGTACTAAGGTTTGGGCGAAGGGGCAGACAGCAAGGGCTGTTTGAAAGGCCTAGGGATGTAGCAGTCAGGGGGGACAGGCTATATGTGGCTGATGCTGGAAACAGTCGCGTTCAGGTGTTTGATCTGAGTGGGAACTTTTGCTTCTCAATTCCAACAACTGCTAGCCTTGCATCACTTGCAGTTCAGACTGATGGCACCATACTGGTGAATTGTGATGAGGAAGTGATTCAGAAATTTTCCCCGTCAGGAGAACTGATGAACAAATTTTCTCTGGCCGAACATTGCATCAGCCCCTATGGCCTGGCAGTACAGAGGGATGGGAGGGTTGTTGTAGCTGAACCAGGGAAACACAGCATCTTCCTCTTTGAGGCAGATGGGACACTGGTGAAACAGGTGGGAGGGCTAGGGAAGGGGGATGGGCAGCTTAACCGaccatgttttgtgtgtgtggataaaGAGGACAACATAATTGTGGCAGATACAGGGAACAGTCGTGTTCAGGTGTTTGACAAGGACCTACATTTCCAGTATAAGTTTGGGGTTAAAGGTACACAGCCACAGGACATGTGTTACCCTATGGGGGTGTCAGTTGACAGCAGGGGGAACATAGTTCTGGTAAATCTTGGGGAAACAATTGATGAAACTGTACAAGGTGTAAACCTTCAGGTGTTCCGCCCAGATGGTACCTGGGTGTCCACCATCAGCAGTGATGGGGACAAACTGAAAAAAACCCACGGaatggctgtgacagaggatggACATGTGTTTGTTACTGATATTAAGGACCACTGTATCAGgaagtacagatacatgtgA
- the LOC136421514 gene encoding calcyphosin-2-like, whose amino-acid sequence MPFLFCICRVPALDLGKLVDNDNKLSRPPDPYAQYPTLHSPGTASTVSWGTPINSPFALHYPTGRAKMGAYGKPASGRVKEEPKQKTAWDDPPVPDNLPSPGEKYKAQYRQYQQERQQQVQGNVPLHGGGDAQPEPKHSPKAPANVDIKLDLVDQESSEATLDQVEAMQLTFTRHLKCSFFSPPPPDLTLWIRSPARRPLTRWRPCSEDLREDRRKQMIVEQVMVDMLSRAVISDPEQDRREATPDHPPPSPFGFGPGNYTSNRQHRRDLHNTKVKTTTSETEELLSRRLRFGARFLTRNGRDALRELHGFYFAVDHSLTVYEFKQFGKRAQALPIIQRGIYYHHISRRKGRKITIKDLAIGQNLSFDTKVQPSLPDSIRQKPSVVLRVTDLDHNAKDILMEDMHLSAQADHAFTNQEIQDLKVFREVQGALQERLRKRGVRSVTSLGHHFRKIDKSGDGALSKAELKDALKGNKMDVSPQQFESVWRILDQNEDGVLDYGEFMRTFIGEMSEYRKALVRKAYDKLDPNRTGSIKLSDMRKFYNARKHPKVLSGEASEEEMLNSFLDSFSHCQDHRNVQYVEFEEYYEGMSIDVSRDDDFANILKNSWGI is encoded by the exons ATGCCATTTCTGTTTTGTATTTGCAGAGTTCCAGCTCTGGACTTGGGTAAGCTGGTGGACAATGACAACAAG CTGTCCCGCCCCCCAGACCCGTATGCCCAGTACCCCACCCTACACAGCCCTGGGACTGCCTCCACTGTCAG CTGGGGAACCCCTATCAACTCCCCATTTGCTCTTCactatccaactggcagagcaAAGATG GGAGCCTATGGGAAACCTGCATCAGGGCGGGTGAAGGAGGAACCCAAGCAAAAG ACGGCGTGGGACGACCCCCCAGTGCCAGATAACCTGCCCTCCCCCGGTGAGAAGTATAAGGCCCAGTACCGACAGTACCAGCAGGAGAGGCAGCAACAGGTGCAGGGGAACGTACCACTCCACGGCGGGGGGGATGCCCAGCCAGAACCCAAACACTCTCCTAAGGCACCTGCAAACGTAGACATTAA acttGACCTTGTGGATCAGGAGTCCAGCGAGGCGACCCTTGACCAGGTGGAGGCCATGCAGCTGACCTTCACACGACATTTAAAGTGTTCTTTTttctccccccctcccccagactTGACCTTGTGGATCAGGAGTCCAGCGAGGCGACCCTTGACCAGGTGGAGGCCATGCAGC GAAGACTTACGAGAAGACAGAAGAAAGCAAATGATCGTTGAACAGGTTATGGTGGACATGTTGTCCAGAGCAGTGATCAGCGATCCTGAGCAGGATAGGAGAGAAGCCACCCCCGACCACCCCCCTCCCTCGCCCTTCGGCTTTGGGCCAGGAAACTACACAAGCAACCGGCAGCACAGAAGGGACCTGCACAATACTAA GGTTAAGACAACAACATCTGAAACAGAGGAATTGCTGTCCAGGAGACTGAGATTTGGAGCCAGGTTCCTCACAAG GAATGGCAGAGATGCCCTACGTGAGCTTCACGGCTTTTACTTTGCAGTCGACCATTCCCTCACTGTCTACGAGTTCAAACAGTTTGGCAAGAG AGCCCAGGCACTGCCCATTATCCAGAGGGGGATTTACTATCATCACATCAGTCGCCGGAAGGGAAGGAAAATCACCATCAAAGACCTGGCAATC GGCCAGAACCTGAGTTTTGACACCAAGGTCCAGCCGTCCTTACCTGACTCCATCAGGCAGAAACCCTCCGTGGTCCTCAGGGTCACTGACCTTGACCACAACGCCAAAGACATCCTCAT GGAGGACATGCACCTCTCCGCCCAGGCCGACCACGCCTTCACCAACCAGGAGATCCAGGACCTCAAGGTCTTCAGGGAAGTTCAAG GAGCCCTCCAGGAGCGGTTAAGAAAGCGGGGGGTGCGGTCGGTGACGAGTCTCGGGCACCACTTCCGTAAGATCGACAAATCAGGAGACGGGGCTCTGAGCAAGGCTGAGCTCAAGGACGCTCTCAAGGGCAACAAGATGGACGTCTCTCCtcag CAATTTGAGAGTGTGTGGCGAATCCTGGACCAGAACGAGGACGGGGTGTTGGATTACGGAGAGTTCATGAGAACCTTCATCGGAGAGATGAGCGAGTACAGGAAAGCTCTCGTTAGAAAG GCCTACGACAAGTTAGACCCAAACAGAACCGGAAGCATCAAACTGAGCGACATGAGAAAGTTCTACAACGCACGCAAACATCCTAAAGTCTTGTCAG GTGAGGCCAGTGAAGAGGAAATGCTGAACAGTTTCCTGGACAGTTTCTCCCACTGCCAGGACCACAGAAACGTCCAGTATGTCGAGTTTGAAGAGTACTACGAGGGCATGAGCATCGACGTGTCTCGGGACGACGACTTTGCCAACATCCTGAAAAATAGCTGGGGAATTTAA